In one window of Hevea brasiliensis isolate MT/VB/25A 57/8 chromosome 10, ASM3005281v1, whole genome shotgun sequence DNA:
- the LOC110639494 gene encoding probable inactive histone-lysine N-methyltransferase SUVR2 isoform X2 — protein MAPNPRVMNAFRAMKAIGINEDKVKPVLKRLLKLYDKNWELIEEENYRVLADAIFDEDDSKGENFTDEAEVHDEPERPLKRLRSRSQEGQSSQSMMRGTSLRKPKLDDEGKLGANSLQRSPDMMKLQPGPSDSQSTQVRHAYKGKEPLLPQVSPREKRPIVERPSHGVQFKDREVDPDSVLIPKQKVVDSYALIKPKDEPFTDDLPPDDVPRYEAPIAVIRPDSFSKEDISGRSFLTGKPDDQEPPASHFGTEEDRGDSVPASSSSRRANSELAPVLEESPANLEIASSSLGEERLMNVIPSISALKRSAAYSALGVGGVKGSNCIPVNISNGSIDIHCSSEVAAPQMPRQIKPISEDAHCSANGSTESNGGRELRDPESCSLVVVPQHQLTFEELRSLHDFNDITKGEEVIEISWLNEINNECPPPFMYIPQNVVFQNAYLRFTLSQINAEDCCSTCIGDCLSSTTICVCACETGNEFAYTSEGLIREDFLEECISMTRDPQRQCLSYCKACPLERSKNDEILEPCKGHLKRKYIKECWSKCACHKRCGNRVVQRGIRCKLQVFFTPEGKGWGLRTLEKLPKGTFVCEYIGEILTNKELHERNVQRTRGTNNEWHTYPVLLDAYWFLKGALKEEEALCLDATFYGNVARFINHRCLDSNLIEIPVKVETPDQHYYHLAFFTAREVNALEELTWDYGLDFDDDDHPVEVFKCLCSSKFCRNMKRPNRSKSALR, from the exons ATGGCGCCAAATCCCAGAGTTATGAATGCCTTTCGTGCAATGAAGGCAATTGGCATAAATGAAGATAAAGTAAAACCAGTTTTGAAAAGACTTTTAAAATTATATGACAAGAATTGGGAActgattgaagaagaaaattaTAGAGTTCTTGCTGATGCCATATTTGATGAGGACGATTCTAAG GGAGAAAATTTTACTGATGAAGCAGAGGTGCATGATGAACCTGAGCGACCGTTAAAAAGATTGCGATCAAGAAGCCAAGAAGGGCAGTCTTCTCAATCTATGATGCGTGGAACTTCATTAAGAAAACCTAAATTGGATGATGAAGGGAAGCTGGGCGCAAATTCTCTGCAGCGATCACCAGACATGATGAAGTTGCAACCTGGGCCTTCTGATTCACAGTCGACTCAGGTGCGGCATGCGTACAAGGGAAAAGAACCTTTGTTACCTCAAGTATCTCCTAGAGAGAAGAGACCTATTGTAGAGAGGCCATCTCATGGAGTGCAGTTCAAAGATCGCGAAGTTGATCCAGACAGTGTACTAATACCAAAACAAAAGGTGGTTGATTCTTATGCTCTGATCAAGCCTAAAGATGAGCCATTTACTGATGACTTGCCTCCTGATGACGTACCTCGTTATGAGGCTCCTATTGCTGTGATCCGACCAG ATTCCTTTAGCAAAGAAGATATTTCAGGTAGGAGTTTTTTAACAGGAAAGCCAGATGATCAGGAGCCTCCAGCATCCCATTTTGGAACTGAAGAAGATAGAGGTGACAGTGTTCCAGCTTCATCAAGTAGCCGAAGAGCCAACTCTGAGCTTGCACCTGTTCTGGAGGAATCTCCTGCTAACTTAGAGATTGCCTCCTCGTCATTGGGAGAG GAAAGGTTAATGAATGTAATTCCATCTATCAGTGCATTGAAGAGATCAGCTGCATACAGTGCTTTGGGTGTTGGGGGCGTTAAAGGAAGTAATTGTATACCAGTTAATATTTCAAATGGATCAATTGATATACATTGCTCTTCTGAGGTGGCTGCACCTCAAATGCCAAGGCAAATAAAACCTATCAGTGAGGACGCCCATTGTAGTGCGAATGGTTCTACTGAAAGTAATGGAGGACGGGAATTGAGAGACCCTGAGTCATGTAGTTTGGTGGTTGTTCCACAGCATCAGCTCACTTTTGAGGAACTAAGATCTCTTCATGACTTCAATGACATAACTAAGGGAGAAGAAGTAATTGAGATTTCATGGTTAAATGAAATCAACAATGAGTGTCCTCCTCCTTTTATGTACATACCTCAAAACGTGGTTTTTCAAAATGCTTATTTGAGATTCACTCTTTCTCAAATTAATGCTGAAGATTGCTGTTCTACTTGTATTGGTGATTGTCTATCCTCAACCACAATTTGTGTTTGTGCCTGTGAAACTGGAAACGAGTTTGCATACACATCAGAAGGCCTCATTAGAGAGGATTTCTTGGAAGAGTGTATCTCTATGACCCGTGATCCTCAACGACAATGCCTCTCCTATTGTAAAGCTTGCCCCCTTGAAAGATCAAAAAATGATGAGATCTTGGAACCATGCAAGGGTCACTTGAAGAGGAAATATATTAAAGAATGTTGGAGTAAATGCGCCTGCCATAAGCGGTGTGGCAATCGAGTTGTGCAGCGGGGTATAAGGTGCAAATTGCAG GTTTTCTTTACTCCTGAAGGAAAGGGATGGGGCCTTAGAACCCTTGAAAAGCTGCCAAAAGGGACATTTGTGTGTGAATACATTGGAGAAATACTGACCAACAAAGAGTTGCATGAGAGAAATGTACAGAGGACAAGAGGCACCAACAATGAGTGGCATACCTATCCAGTTCTATTGGATGCATATTGGTTCTTGAAAGGAGCTTTGAAGGAGGAAGAAGCTCTTTGTTTGGATGCAACATTCTATGGGAATGTTGCCAGGTTTATCAATCATAG GTGCCTTGACTCAAATTTGATTGAGATCCCAGTCAAGGTGGAGACCCCAGATCAACATTATTATCAC CTTGCCTTCTTCACAGCAAGAGAAGTAAATGCCTTAGAAGAGCTAACTTGG
- the LOC110639494 gene encoding probable inactive histone-lysine N-methyltransferase SUVR2 isoform X1: MAPNPRVMNAFRAMKAIGINEDKVKPVLKRLLKLYDKNWELIEEENYRVLADAIFDEDDSKGENFTDEAEVHDEPERPLKRLRSRSQEGQSSQSMMRGTSLRKPKLDDEGKLGANSLQRSPDMMKLQPGPSDSQSTQVRHAYKGKEPLLPQVSPREKRPIVERPSHGVQFKDREVDPDSVLIPKQKVVDSYALIKPKDEPFTDDLPPDDVPRYEAPIAVIRPDSFSKEDISGRSFLTGKPDDQEPPASHFGTEEDRGDSVPASSSSRRANSELAPVLEESPANLEIASSSLGEVKISLSCNSLLGRPNFHMPSQDELLKSTQEKCLRSYKIFDSNFSVMQMLKDMCDCFLELATDSSRESQERLMNVIPSISALKRSAAYSALGVGGVKGSNCIPVNISNGSIDIHCSSEVAAPQMPRQIKPISEDAHCSANGSTESNGGRELRDPESCSLVVVPQHQLTFEELRSLHDFNDITKGEEVIEISWLNEINNECPPPFMYIPQNVVFQNAYLRFTLSQINAEDCCSTCIGDCLSSTTICVCACETGNEFAYTSEGLIREDFLEECISMTRDPQRQCLSYCKACPLERSKNDEILEPCKGHLKRKYIKECWSKCACHKRCGNRVVQRGIRCKLQVFFTPEGKGWGLRTLEKLPKGTFVCEYIGEILTNKELHERNVQRTRGTNNEWHTYPVLLDAYWFLKGALKEEEALCLDATFYGNVARFINHRCLDSNLIEIPVKVETPDQHYYHLAFFTAREVNALEELTWDYGLDFDDDDHPVEVFKCLCSSKFCRNMKRPNRSKSALR; this comes from the exons ATGGCGCCAAATCCCAGAGTTATGAATGCCTTTCGTGCAATGAAGGCAATTGGCATAAATGAAGATAAAGTAAAACCAGTTTTGAAAAGACTTTTAAAATTATATGACAAGAATTGGGAActgattgaagaagaaaattaTAGAGTTCTTGCTGATGCCATATTTGATGAGGACGATTCTAAG GGAGAAAATTTTACTGATGAAGCAGAGGTGCATGATGAACCTGAGCGACCGTTAAAAAGATTGCGATCAAGAAGCCAAGAAGGGCAGTCTTCTCAATCTATGATGCGTGGAACTTCATTAAGAAAACCTAAATTGGATGATGAAGGGAAGCTGGGCGCAAATTCTCTGCAGCGATCACCAGACATGATGAAGTTGCAACCTGGGCCTTCTGATTCACAGTCGACTCAGGTGCGGCATGCGTACAAGGGAAAAGAACCTTTGTTACCTCAAGTATCTCCTAGAGAGAAGAGACCTATTGTAGAGAGGCCATCTCATGGAGTGCAGTTCAAAGATCGCGAAGTTGATCCAGACAGTGTACTAATACCAAAACAAAAGGTGGTTGATTCTTATGCTCTGATCAAGCCTAAAGATGAGCCATTTACTGATGACTTGCCTCCTGATGACGTACCTCGTTATGAGGCTCCTATTGCTGTGATCCGACCAG ATTCCTTTAGCAAAGAAGATATTTCAGGTAGGAGTTTTTTAACAGGAAAGCCAGATGATCAGGAGCCTCCAGCATCCCATTTTGGAACTGAAGAAGATAGAGGTGACAGTGTTCCAGCTTCATCAAGTAGCCGAAGAGCCAACTCTGAGCTTGCACCTGTTCTGGAGGAATCTCCTGCTAACTTAGAGATTGCCTCCTCGTCATTGGGAGAGGTGAAGATTTCTTTGAGCTGCAACTCTTTGCTTGGAAGACCAAATTTTCACATGCCTAGTCAAGATGAACTTCTGAAATCAACGCAGGAGAAGTGTCTCCGGTCTTATAAAATTTTTGATTCTAACTTTTCGGTCATGCAAATGCTGAAAGATATGTGTGACTGCTTCCTGGAATTGGCTACTGATTCCTCTCGTGAATCGCAGGAAAGGTTAATGAATGTAATTCCATCTATCAGTGCATTGAAGAGATCAGCTGCATACAGTGCTTTGGGTGTTGGGGGCGTTAAAGGAAGTAATTGTATACCAGTTAATATTTCAAATGGATCAATTGATATACATTGCTCTTCTGAGGTGGCTGCACCTCAAATGCCAAGGCAAATAAAACCTATCAGTGAGGACGCCCATTGTAGTGCGAATGGTTCTACTGAAAGTAATGGAGGACGGGAATTGAGAGACCCTGAGTCATGTAGTTTGGTGGTTGTTCCACAGCATCAGCTCACTTTTGAGGAACTAAGATCTCTTCATGACTTCAATGACATAACTAAGGGAGAAGAAGTAATTGAGATTTCATGGTTAAATGAAATCAACAATGAGTGTCCTCCTCCTTTTATGTACATACCTCAAAACGTGGTTTTTCAAAATGCTTATTTGAGATTCACTCTTTCTCAAATTAATGCTGAAGATTGCTGTTCTACTTGTATTGGTGATTGTCTATCCTCAACCACAATTTGTGTTTGTGCCTGTGAAACTGGAAACGAGTTTGCATACACATCAGAAGGCCTCATTAGAGAGGATTTCTTGGAAGAGTGTATCTCTATGACCCGTGATCCTCAACGACAATGCCTCTCCTATTGTAAAGCTTGCCCCCTTGAAAGATCAAAAAATGATGAGATCTTGGAACCATGCAAGGGTCACTTGAAGAGGAAATATATTAAAGAATGTTGGAGTAAATGCGCCTGCCATAAGCGGTGTGGCAATCGAGTTGTGCAGCGGGGTATAAGGTGCAAATTGCAG GTTTTCTTTACTCCTGAAGGAAAGGGATGGGGCCTTAGAACCCTTGAAAAGCTGCCAAAAGGGACATTTGTGTGTGAATACATTGGAGAAATACTGACCAACAAAGAGTTGCATGAGAGAAATGTACAGAGGACAAGAGGCACCAACAATGAGTGGCATACCTATCCAGTTCTATTGGATGCATATTGGTTCTTGAAAGGAGCTTTGAAGGAGGAAGAAGCTCTTTGTTTGGATGCAACATTCTATGGGAATGTTGCCAGGTTTATCAATCATAG GTGCCTTGACTCAAATTTGATTGAGATCCCAGTCAAGGTGGAGACCCCAGATCAACATTATTATCAC CTTGCCTTCTTCACAGCAAGAGAAGTAAATGCCTTAGAAGAGCTAACTTGG